The following are encoded together in the Nocardioides okcheonensis genome:
- a CDS encoding DUF5709 domain-containing protein has protein sequence MSEDRENYLDMSVDDEDQLQPEDTLADGDLEDVLDRGYSPPDRAPKGYDDYPTEAERLRGESLDEKLAEEEPDVDPYAEEDDDSDHEDENALDEKLGLDEADARAGRLVQPDEGLGEDTDKQELAMDVGIDGAGASAEEAAMHITRGPDPDAREDY, from the coding sequence ATGAGTGAGGATCGCGAGAACTACCTCGACATGTCCGTCGACGACGAGGACCAGCTGCAGCCCGAGGACACCCTCGCGGACGGCGACCTGGAGGACGTGCTGGACCGCGGGTACTCCCCGCCGGACCGCGCCCCGAAGGGCTACGACGACTACCCGACCGAGGCCGAGCGCCTGCGCGGGGAGTCGCTCGACGAGAAGCTGGCCGAGGAGGAGCCCGACGTCGACCCCTACGCCGAGGAGGACGACGACTCCGACCACGAGGACGAGAACGCCCTCGACGAGAAGCTCGGGCTCGACGAGGCAGACGCCCGTGCCGGTCGCCTGGTCCAGCCCGACGAGGGGCTGGGGGAGGACACCGACAAGCAGGAGCTCGCCATGGACGTCGGCATCGACGGTGCTGGAGCCTCCGCCGAGGAGGCCGCCATGCACATCACGCGGGGTCCGGACCCCGACGCGCGCGAGGACTACTGA